Genomic DNA from uncultured Methanobrevibacter sp.:
ATATTGTAGGTTTGATAGGCCATCCTGTCGAACATAGTTTTTCACCACCAATGCACAATGCCGCATTTGATGAGCTGGGCATGGATTACGCTTATGTTGCATTTGATGTAAATCCTGAAGATTTGTCATCAGCCATCGAAGGAGCCAAATCATTAAACATCAAAGGATTCAATGTAACTATTCCTCACAAGATTGAAGTGATGCAGTACTTGGATGAGCTTGATGAAGTTGCAGAATTGATTGGTGCTGTAAATACAATAGATTTTAAAAATATGAAAGGATACAATACCGATGGAATAGGTGCAATACGAGCTATTGAAGAGGTCACAAGCATAAAAAATAAAGATGTTATTGTTGCAGGTGCAGGAGGTGCTTCAAGAGCAATTTCATTTTACCTGGCCAAGTTCGGAGCAGCTTCAATAACAATATTGAACAGGAATGTTGAAAGAGCTCAAAGTTTGGCAGGTGATGTTCTGGCGTCTGATTTGATAGGAGATGTTAATGCAGACTCAATTTCAAAAATTGATAATCTTCTTGGCGATGCAGATATCCTAGTTGATACAACTCCTCTTGGAATGCATCCTCACATTGACGATGAACCTGTTGCAGCTGCAGAAGATATGCATGAAGATCTTGTTGTTTTTGATGCGGTTTACAATCCGAATGAAACAGTACTTTTAAGCGAAGCCATTAAAGCAGGTGCAAAGCCTGTATACGGAATTAAAATGCTGCTTTATCAGGGTGCTGAAAGCTTTAGGATATGGACAGGTCGGGATGCGCCAGTCAGTGTTATGGAAAAGGCACTTAATGAATTTTTAGGAAGATAATATGGATTTAATGTTTGATATTTCAGGGTTAACATCTGATGAAGAGAAATTTTCAGATTCCAAAAAGGACGTGCTGAAATTTCTAAAGATTATCGGTGTGGATAGTCGTTTCATTTCATATACTCCTCAAAAAATCTACATTAACTCCTTGAGGTTTTCAAAATTTTCAAGAACCCGTGAAAAAACATTTTACAGGCAATATCCTGATATTGAAGTTGTAAGAAACAGTTTATTTCAAAAGATTTGTTCAAAATCCGCCAAAACACTGACATTGGAAATCAAACCTAACTCAAAAATATTAATGCCTGAAGATAATTATGTCTGTGAACTGCTTCTGGAACCTTATACCCGTAAATATGGTGTTGAACTGATTTATGAAGGGAATTATGATTTAAAAGTAAATCCATTAATTTTGGATGATAAGGTAAACACTATTTTCGAAGGAATTTTTGATGGTGAAGGATTAAACATTCCTAAAAAGGATGATGAAATTTATCCGTTGGCCAATGTGTCATTGGATTGGATTAATTCATTTTTGGAAATGGACGGTCATGATTTGATTGAAGAGGAAAATAATGATGAACTGGCAAACTCATTTTCCGAATTTTTAGAGGATGTTGCTCCACAATTCAGGGAAAATGTCGTCAGTGCATCTGAATTTATCGAACAAAAATTAAAAAATAAAGATTAAAAACTGAAAAGTGATACCTGCTTGTCAGTTTTCTTTTTAGGTTTTTCTTCTTTTTCTTCTTCTGGAATTTCCTCTTCGACAGTTTCGATTTCCTCAGCTTCAGCTTCAGATTCAATTCCGTCAATATCGAATGGAAGTTCCTCTTCAGGAGTTTCGCCGGCTTCTTCAATTTCTTCAGCAGCATTCATCATCTGATTTTGAAGGGCTTCAAACCTTTTGTCACGCTCTTCCACTCTCATTTGAGCTTTTTGCTTTTCCATTTTGGTTACGACTTTTTTAGGGATTTTCTTTTTCCTGAATCTTTTTATTTCATCATCTTCCAATTCCAGAAAGTCAGAAATTTCCCATGCAAGTTCATCGTTTTGAAACATTATCTCCAAGTACGGAAACATTGAAATTGCTATTGCATGAGAGATATGCATTTTTTCAGACATTTTCTCAGCGATTCCGTCTCTGAGGTTTCTTTTACCTCTATTTCTTCCCATTAGTGTAAATATTGTAGGAGTCTGAATCTTTGAGAATTTTTTATAGGTTTCTTTTTTGGAGGAACTTACTCCTATTCCCATAAAATCGCTTGCATATTTCCAGTAACCGTAATTTCTGCTGCTTTGAGCTCTTCCAAAGTACAAATCAGCTTTTGCAATGTTTTCATAAGCTTTCTTGATTTCATTTTTGTTGGTGTATTCTCTTGGAATGTTCTCGGCAATGTATTCCATAACAAGTGTAGGATCTTCATCCACTCTCATGGCTTCCCTTACATGCTGCGGATTTTTACTTTTTAAAACACCGGTTATAGCATTGAAAATATCGGATCTGTCGTCCTTGATTCTTAAGTTTTCAACATCCCTTGGTTCCAGTGCTTCATCCTTATCTGCCAATGCCTGAAGGGTATTGATTGCTGATCGCATATCTCCATTTGATTTTTTAGCAATTAAATCCAATGCCTTTGGATTAGCTTTGATTTCTTCTTTTTGAGCTATTTCTCTTAAAGCCTTCCTGATGGTGGGGCTTCTGATTTTAGGCATTTTAATTACGGTACATTTTGGCTTAATGGATTGCAAACGTTTTGAGTAAAAGTCATTTGCCATTAAAATCATTGGATGCTTTGAGTTTTTAATAATGTCTCCGATTGCCTTTACTCCTCCACGATCGTTTGTTCCGTGGATTCCGTCTATTTCGTCCATTATGATTAGCTTGTAGTCGTCTCCAAACAGTGATCTTGAAGAAGAGGACTCGCCAACTGTACTTTTAATAACATCCTGTGAACGTTTATCACTTGCATTAAGTTCAATATGTTCTGAAAACTCTTTTGCAATAACAAGGGCAAGTGTAGTTTTTCCAATTCCTGGAGGTCCTACTAAGAGAAGCGGTTTTTGAGGGTTTCCACTTTTCCAAGTTTTAACCCATTCCTGGATTATTTTTTTCTCTTTATTGTTACCTACCACTTCATCTAATGTCTGTGGTCGGTATTTGTCAGTCCATAACATTTCTATACCTTAAATGAATTTAGTTAAAAGAGCTTCAAGCTGGATTCTTGGATTAGCTCCTTCTCTGATTCTAAAATCACATTCTGCTATTGCTTCTATTAAGTTAATGTAAAAGTCAGGTTCCATTTTACCTTCAACAACTCTTTTGGAAACTTCCTGATAAATCTGAGTTACCATATCTTCGCCGCTTGTTCCCTGCAGAACCATTGTTTCTCTCAATATGGTTCTCGCACCTAAAAAGTCTCCAACCAAAGCTTTATTTATCATGTTTCCAATTTCCTGAGGTTTTGCTTTGGATACTACTTCATAAACAGATTCTTCTGTTATTGCCTCACCTTCTGATGCGGCTGCCTGCAAGACATTGACGGCTTTTCTCATGTCTCCTTCAGCGAAATAGACAATAGTTTCAATACCTTTTTCATCTGCTTCGAATCCTTCATTTTCGCAAATGAATTTTAATCTTTCAGCTATTTCCTCTCCTTTTATTGGAGCGAATCTGAATATAGCACATCTTGATTGGATTGGGTCGATAATTTTTGATGAGTAATTACATGAAAGTATAAATGAAGCGGTTTTTGTATACATTTCCATTTCACGTCTAAGTGCATGCTGTGCATCTTTAGTCATGTTGTCAACTTCGTCCAGAAATATTATTCTGAATGGAGCGCCTACAGGTTTCAGTCTGCAGAAATTTTTAATGCGGTCTCTTACTGTGTCAATTCCCCTTGCATCTGAAGCGTTCAATTCCAAAAAGTTTTGTCTCCAGTATTCTCCTAATATTGATTTGACTAATGCAAGTGCAGTTGTGGTTTTTCCAACACCTGCCGGACCTGTAAACATTAAGTTAGGCATACTTTCTTCGCCTACATATTTTTCAAGTCTGGTAATGATTTGTTTTTGTCCTACAACGTCTTCTAATTTTTGTGGTCTATATTTTTCTACCCATGGTCCGCTCATTTAATCACCATTTTTTTATAGTAACATTTATGTATCATGTAGTTAAATTATTTTTTGCTTAACTTTTAAAATATATGAAAACTAACTAATATATAATTAAAGAGAGCATTTGATTAGTAATATTTATCAAAAATTATTTAGGTGTTAAAAATGAGAGGCACATGGAAACTTAAGTTGAGAATGATTCTGACCTCAGTAATCATGTTTTCCGCTGTTTACTTTCTGGTATTTCTCGTAAGCAGATATTTGGGAATTAGCAGCTGGAGATTATACGCAGGTGTGAGCTTTGCTATTGTATTCTTGCAATACTGGTTTGGACCATCTTTGGTTAAACGTTCAATGAATGTGAGGCCATTATCTGAAGCTGAAGCGCCTCATATCCATAAAATGGTTGAAGAACTTGCCCGTGAAGCTAATGTTCCAAAACCGGAAGTAGGTATCTCATTAATCAATATTCCGAATGCATTTGCTTATGGAAGAACCAGCAGAAGCGGACATATTGCAATTACCCGTCCGATTTTAGGTTTACTTGACTATGACGAGTTAAGGGCAGTGCTGGGTCATGAAATGGGTCATATCAAACATAATGATATGGCAGTAACTGCTGCTGTCAGTGTGGTTCCGATGATTTGTTATTATCTTGCATTGTCATTTATGTTTTCAGGAGACAATGACAACGGTGCAGGGATTCTGATTGGAATTTTAGGTTATCTATTTTATCTGCTTGGACAGCTTCTGGTATTGTTTATTTCAAGAACCCGTGAATATTATGCAGATGAGGCAAGCGTTGAGTTTGGAAACCGTCCTGCAGCACTGGTATCAGCATTATACAAATTGTCCTATGGAGCTGCAAGATGCAGTAAAGAAACTATTGATGAGGTAAATACCAACAGGGCGTTCTTTGTAAATGATGTAAACAATGCAGAACATGACGTTACAGATTTCCAGCAGATAGATTTCGACGGCGATGGAAAAATCTCTGACGAAGAATTAAGAAGACTTGCAAATTCAGAAATTAAAATTTCAAAAACAAATGGAATCATGGAACTTCTCTCCACTCATCCGGATTCCTTAAAAAGAGTAAAAAGATTAGCAGAATTAGAAAATTAGGTGTAATTTATGAAGATGATTTTAGATGAACGTGGGAAAAAATATGTTTTAAAACCTGGTGAAGAGTTTCAAAGTGATTTTGGCATTGTCGATGCAGATGTATTGGATAATGCCGAGGTAGGTGATGAAGTTAAAAGTCACCTTGACCACACATTTAAAATCATGAAACCTAACATTAACGATTTCATTGACATAATGGAAAGACGCTGTTCAATACTTGTTCAAAAAGATATCGGACAGGTATTGGCCCACACAGGCCTGGGTTCAGGATCACGTGTAGTTGATGCAGGAACGGGTGCAGGAGCTATTGCTCTCAATTTCGGAAATGTTGTAGGTCCTGAAGGCCATGTATTTACCTATGAGATTCGTGAAGATTTCTCAGAGGTTGCAAAGAAAAATATTGATAATTTTGGAATTACCAATATAACTGTTAAAAATAAAAATATAAAGGACGGAATTGATGAGGATAATGTCGATTTGGTCTTTTTAGATCTTCCTAAGCCTTATGAAATATTTGAAGAGGTTTGGGATGCTTTAAATCTTGGCGGATGGATGGCTATTTACGCACCATACATTGGTCAGGCTGAAGTTTCTTATCGTGTAGCTAAAAAGCTGGGCTTTTATGATCTTGAAATCATTGAACTTCTGGAACGTGGTCTTGAAGTTCGCCAGCAGGGCATCAGGCCAAAAACACGTATGGTTGGTCACAGCGGATATCTGCTGTTTGCCAGAAAATTATAATTTTTTAAATACTTTTTTTATTTCTCCAAATGCACCTTTCGCTTCAGGAATCGGGAAAAGCGGATAGATGTGAAACAGTCCATCACCTGTTATGAATTTAACATTAACGTTGCTGCTTTTAAGTTTTTCAACATATTTCACGATATCTTTGTAGAATATCTCGTTGGTGCCTGCAAATATTAATGTAGGTGCCTGGTCGGTGCAGTCTCCAAAAAGAGGACTAACTTTATAATCTTTGGTATCCAGATTTCCTGCCCATGATTTGCCGATTTCTCTAAGGCCGATTTCACCTAAAATCGGATCGTTTTTATCATCATAGGGAGTATTGCTCATGGAAATGTCGACCCATGGTGAAAAGGTTATGATGTGAGCAGGCTGAGCCAGATTGATGCTTTTTATATATTGTGCAAATGATAATACGAATCCTCCTCCTGCGGAATCTCCTATTAATGTGATTCTGCTATTATTGTCAAGGAGATGTTTATATAATTCAGTAATCATGTCGAAGCTTTCTTCTGCACTGTGCAGAGGTGCAAGAGGATAAACAGGGGCTAAAACATAAGCGTTTAATCTTTTTGCAAGTAACTGGCAATATAGAAAGTGCTGGTAATTGATTTCATTTACGTAAGCTCCGCCGTGCATGAAGACAATGGTGTTTTCGGATTTTTCATCTCCGAATGTAAAAACCTGCGTTCCGTTAAAATCAATGCTTTTAAAAAAGCTTTTTACTTCCTTTTCAGCCGAATTTGATTTTTTTACTAGGAATTTGTCTATTTTTTCCTGTGAAACCATATAGTCAGGCTTTGTAGATTTTAATATGGCTTCTTCTATTTTTGCGATAAATGACTTTGACATGTAATGCACCAAAAATAATTTTTATCAATCAGATAAAGAATAATTTATTAATTCTATAATAAAAATTAGTAGTAAGGAAATTATCGCTTAGGGTTAACATGATAAAACTGGCTTATTGCAATATAGAAAAATTAAACTTGAAAAGGGCATACAGGTTTCTTCCTGAAAGTAGAAAAATCAAGGTCGACAGGTTCCGCTTTGAAAAGGATAAAAAGCTGAGCTGCGGGGCATATCTGCTTTTGAAAAAAATGTTGTCAGAAATTGGCATCAGCAATCCTTCATTTAAACTGGGAAAATATGGCAAGTCATACATATCTAACTATGATGATATCTATTTTAATATGAGTCATTCGGGTAAAATGGTTGCATGTGCAATATCTGATATGGAAGTTGGTGTTGATGTTGAATTTAACGACCCTGCAATTGATTTAAACATAGCTAAAAATTATTTCTTCAATGAAGAGTATGAAAGCATCATGAAATCAGATAATCCGAGTGATGAGTTTTTTAATTATTGGGTTTTAAAAGAGTCATACATGAAGTATACAGGTTTGGGATTTAATTTGGACCTTGACAGTTTTCAGATAGTCATTGATGATAAAATAACTTTAAAAAATGATAAAGACAATCTTAAATTTAATTTATTCGATGTTGAAGATTATAAACTGGCGGTTTGCTCCGCATATGATGTTGTGAAAGCTGAGGAATATAAAATAGTCGGTGGATTGATTATTTAACAAAAAAAAATAAGTTGGGAATAGAAAAATCTATTCCATAAATATAGCTGGTTTATAAGGCATTGCATTTCTTGCCTTGTTTTGCGGATCGTATGAGTCATCGGTGTGTATAATGACGTCACTGTTGATTTCTTCTTTAATGTAGTCTAAAGCATCAGTTAAAATTTCTTCTTCATTGATTTTACCGATGTATCTTGTTTTTGTCATTTCTTTACCGATTTTTTTGGCCACCATAGCTATTTCTTTTTTATCATCGTAAATGTTGGCTTTGATGGCTCTGCCCATAATCTGACCGATATCAGGTTTTCCGACTTCGTCAGCTATTTTGTATAATTCCCATTTCCAGTCAGGAGCAAGATAAACATGGACTTTTGAAATGTCTCCTTTAACCATTTTCTTGATTTGTGTAATATCCTTGATGATATTTTGCACTAATTCTTCTGATTTTTCAATTTCCACGCTTACTGATTCCTCATCAGCTTCAGGCCAGCTTGCTTCACTTACAAAGCCTGCACCGCCGTATTTTGCCCATAACTCTTCAGAAGTGTGTGGAGTAAATGGTGCTAAAAGCCTGATCCATGCTTCAAGGACAGTTGACAAGACGTAAATAACTGCAGGGTCTTTATCATCAATAATATGTTTCACACGGTATAAGTAGTGGTCAACATCCTTTTTAAGTAAGAATAAGGAATCCTGTAAAGCCTGTCTGGTTTGGAAAACTTCCAGAGCTTCGGTTGCATTTTTAACATGCTGGTTAAGCTGACTTATCATCCATAAATCAATTGTACGTTTAAGTTCAACTTTTTCAATGTTGCTTAAATCGAGAGGTGAACCTTTGATTTGTTCAACATTTGCTGCAAATTCCCTAAACCATTCAAGTCTTCTTTTGGTACCGAGAACTTCTTTTTCTCTCCAGTCAAAGTCTTGCCATGGTTCAGCAGAAGCCATCAGGAAAAGCCTTACGACATCAGCGGTATAATCTTTTATTGCATCTTTAAGAAGAATTACATTACCTTTTGATGAAGACATTTTATTTCCTTCTAAAAGTCCCATACCGAATACTACAGTTCCTCTAGGCCATTTGTCTTTCGGATAAATTGCACTGTGGTGGAACATTAAAAAGCTTAAGTGATTACCTACAAGGTCTTTTGCAGATAACCTCCAATCTAATGGATACCAATAGTTAAATTCATCTTGGATTTCTTTAACTTTGTCTTCAGGCACTGTGATTTCACCGGAATCTTTATTTAAAAGAACTTTATCGAAAAATGCTCTGTTTAAATCATCAGGATTCATGTCTCTTAGGTATTTTGCAATTGAGTAATAGGACATGTAAATGGTTGAGTCGGTTAATGGTTCAATTAACCATTGATTGTCCCATGGAAGTCTTGTTCCAAGTCCTACTTTTCTGGAACATGCCCAGTCATCCAGCCAGTTGAGATAATATTCAAAGTTATTCTTGATTTCTTTAGGAATGATTGTTTCGCCTTCAAGTACTTCCAGGGTTTTTTCGGTCCATTCTTCGTTACCGTATTTCATAAACCACTGGTCGTCCATGATTTTAACAACACAGTTGTTTCCGCATCTGCACACGATTGGCCTTTCTGCAAAGTCGTACATGATTGTAGCCATATTTTCTGAAATAAGTTTTTCTTTTAACTCTTCACGTGCAAAACGGACTTTCATACCTCCAAAGTCAGGGATTGATTCGATGATTGTACCTTTACTGTGCTGCTGTTTGTATAATTCATTTGTAGCTTCGTGAAGTTTTTCATCGTTCTGGTCTGTAATTCCAAGTCTTTCGATGATGTCTGCAGCTGGAATTTCTCCATAGCCTTTTAGGGTACATACAGGAATCGGCACCACATTTTCAATAATGCCCTCTAAATTGTATTTGGCTATCAATTCTTCATTATTTTTTAAATCCTGAAGTGCGATATAATCAGCAGGCGCATCGGCAGGTTCTGAAAATACGACTCCGCTTCCGTAGGATGCACTTACAAAGCTTGCCGGGAAGATTGGCAGTTCATCGCCGGTAAATGGATTTGTAGCCATTTTACCAATTAAGTCATTAGGATCAATTTCTTCAATAATTTCCAAATCTTTAATTTGGTGCTGTAAATTGTAGTGAGCTTCTTTTGTAACTACCCATTTTTCACCTTCGGCATTAACCAGAACGTATTCCACGTCAGGATTTAACCAGATGTTGGTTGCACCGACAATGGTTTCAGGCCTTAATGTTGCTGTTACTAAAACTTTATCGCCGATAGTGAATTTTAAAAGAGTCAATTCGTTTACACCTACTCCTTCACCTTCAAGTAAATCGTGGTCTCCTACAGGGTTGTCACAGTTCGGACAGTATTTTACAGGGTGTTCTCCTTTTGCAACCAGTCCTTTTTCATATAATGTAGTAATTTGCCATTCAATGAATTTTTTGTAGGTCGGATCGATTGTTCTGAATTCACGTCTCCAGTCGATTGAATAACCCATTTCCTCCATTACTTCATGGTATTCTGTAGAGAAGTATTTGACGATAAATTCAGGGTCTTCCAGTTGAGGCAGTGTTTCTTTTGGAACTCCGTGAACCCTTTCATATAAATCCAGTGTCCAAGGGTCTTTTCTTTTAATCCTGTCTGCAATTCCAATTACCGGTGCACCTGTAACGTGCCATGCCATTGGAAACAGTACGTTGTAGCCTTCCATTCTTTTAAATCTTGCATAAACGTCAGGCACGGTATATGTACGTCCGTGTCCTATATGCATTGCTCCACTTGGGTATGGAAATGCTACGGTAAGGAATAATTTTTCTCTCTCGTCAGGGTTAGATTCAAAAAGTTTTGCATCTGCCCATTTTTTCTGCCATTTCTTTTCAATATTTTCGCTCACTAAATCACCATTATAATATTGTTTTTTGAGGACTTTCAGGAACTTTGCTTTTGTGTGCGCTCCTTTTAATTTTTGAAATAATCATATCAACGTCATTTACTGAAATATCCAGTTTTTCAGCAATTTCAACATTTTTCATATCCTTTTCACTAAAAAGATATAGAATCTTGTCAAGCAAATCATAGCTCATTCCAATTTCATCTTCATCTGTCTGGTTGTCCCATAAACCTGCACGTGGCGGTTTTTCAACGATTTCTTTGGAAATGCCTAAATGTTTGCTTAATTTAAAAACTTCACTTTTGTATAAATCTCCGATAGGTTCCATGTCACATGCGCCATCTCCATGTTTTGTAAAATAACCAATCAGGATTTCGCTTTTGTTACCTGTTCCGATGACAAGGTAATTTTTAAAGTTTGCATAATAATAAAGCACTGACATTCTGATTCTGGCTTTCAGGTTTCCGATGGCCAAATCATTATTGTCAAGTTGTGTAACGGATAAATATTCATTTAAAATACTGTCAATAGCAATTTCTCTGTAATCAATTCCTAAATTCTGCGCTATTTCGATTCCATGAATTTTATCTTCGGCAGGTGTTGTTGAGGATGGCATTACAATTCCAAATACATTGTCATGACCAACAGCCTCGCAGGCCAAGTATGCCACAAGAGTTGAATCGATTCCTCCACTCAATCCAATAGCTATTCCGTCACTTCTGGCCTCATTAACTTTGGATTTTATGAATTCAACAATGTTGGATTTTGTCTTTTCTAAATCGATTTTTGGAAGTTCACTCAAAATTTCACCAACTTTATCCTTTAACATAAAATAATATGTACTTATTAATTTATAAACTATATTATGTCAAATGTAAATCTTATTTGTGAAAAATCATTTTCAGGTGCTGACCGGGAAATTGTTGACAGGTTTATGGAGTTTCAGCAGGCGCTCATTGATAAAAATCTGGATAAGTTAAACGAAATCATTTTAGATGCTGACAAATTCATTAATCTTATAGGGCCTCAGTCCAAAGAGGAGTTTATCGGTGATGTGGGTGACGGCACTTTAAAGTTCAGCATTAGTGAAATTCTGGATCCTACAATATTATTTGACGATGACGATTCCGCTTCCCTGATAGCTAAAGTCAGATTAACTGTTGAAGTTAATGACAAGGAACTCAGGGTCATATCGGATTCTGTTGTCAGCTTTGTAAAAATTGAGGCAAAATGGCACATCAGTAATTGGGATAATTAGTTTTGCATTTCGTCTATGCTGGGATATTTTCTAATGTTTATATATTAAAAAAATTAAAAATTTTAAATGATATCAATATCATACATTTAAAAAAAAGTTTTTAAGTGGACTGGCTTGAAATGATGAAATATTGCCTTTTGAAGTGAGATTGATAAAAAACATTGAAATCTTACATTTCAAGCATGTTTATGTGTCTATGGATTATGGGATATGGGGTAATGAAATATGAGTTTAAAAGAACAAAATGAAACTGTAAAGGAAAAAATCAAAAAGGCGTTTTCATTGTCGGAGGATTCAGCATCAAATGAAGAGATTCGGTCACGTCTTTTGGATGGCGGACGAGTTACAGGAACCAATATGT
This window encodes:
- a CDS encoding tRNA (adenine-N1)-methyltransferase, translating into MKMILDERGKKYVLKPGEEFQSDFGIVDADVLDNAEVGDEVKSHLDHTFKIMKPNINDFIDIMERRCSILVQKDIGQVLAHTGLGSGSRVVDAGTGAGAIALNFGNVVGPEGHVFTYEIREDFSEVAKKNIDNFGITNITVKNKNIKDGIDEDNVDLVFLDLPKPYEIFEEVWDALNLGGWMAIYAPYIGQAEVSYRVAKKLGFYDLEIIELLERGLEVRQQGIRPKTRMVGHSGYLLFARKL
- a CDS encoding zinc metalloprotease HtpX; this translates as MRGTWKLKLRMILTSVIMFSAVYFLVFLVSRYLGISSWRLYAGVSFAIVFLQYWFGPSLVKRSMNVRPLSEAEAPHIHKMVEELAREANVPKPEVGISLINIPNAFAYGRTSRSGHIAITRPILGLLDYDELRAVLGHEMGHIKHNDMAVTAAVSVVPMICYYLALSFMFSGDNDNGAGILIGILGYLFYLLGQLLVLFISRTREYYADEASVEFGNRPAALVSALYKLSYGAARCSKETIDEVNTNRAFFVNDVNNAEHDVTDFQQIDFDGDGKISDEELRRLANSEIKISKTNGIMELLSTHPDSLKRVKRLAELEN
- a CDS encoding replication factor C large subunit codes for the protein MLWTDKYRPQTLDEVVGNNKEKKIIQEWVKTWKSGNPQKPLLLVGPPGIGKTTLALVIAKEFSEHIELNASDKRSQDVIKSTVGESSSSRSLFGDDYKLIIMDEIDGIHGTNDRGGVKAIGDIIKNSKHPMILMANDFYSKRLQSIKPKCTVIKMPKIRSPTIRKALREIAQKEEIKANPKALDLIAKKSNGDMRSAINTLQALADKDEALEPRDVENLRIKDDRSDIFNAITGVLKSKNPQHVREAMRVDEDPTLVMEYIAENIPREYTNKNEIKKAYENIAKADLYFGRAQSSRNYGYWKYASDFMGIGVSSSKKETYKKFSKIQTPTIFTLMGRNRGKRNLRDGIAEKMSEKMHISHAIAISMFPYLEIMFQNDELAWEISDFLELEDDEIKRFRKKKIPKKVVTKMEKQKAQMRVEERDKRFEALQNQMMNAAEEIEEAGETPEEELPFDIDGIESEAEAEEIETVEEEIPEEEKEEKPKKKTDKQVSLFSF
- a CDS encoding shikimate dehydrogenase, which produces MKIKGSTNIVGLIGHPVEHSFSPPMHNAAFDELGMDYAYVAFDVNPEDLSSAIEGAKSLNIKGFNVTIPHKIEVMQYLDELDEVAELIGAVNTIDFKNMKGYNTDGIGAIRAIEEVTSIKNKDVIVAGAGGASRAISFYLAKFGAASITILNRNVERAQSLAGDVLASDLIGDVNADSISKIDNLLGDADILVDTTPLGMHPHIDDEPVAAAEDMHEDLVVFDAVYNPNETVLLSEAIKAGAKPVYGIKMLLYQGAESFRIWTGRDAPVSVMEKALNEFLGR
- a CDS encoding ATPase, translating into MDLMFDISGLTSDEEKFSDSKKDVLKFLKIIGVDSRFISYTPQKIYINSLRFSKFSRTREKTFYRQYPDIEVVRNSLFQKICSKSAKTLTLEIKPNSKILMPEDNYVCELLLEPYTRKYGVELIYEGNYDLKVNPLILDDKVNTIFEGIFDGEGLNIPKKDDEIYPLANVSLDWINSFLEMDGHDLIEEENNDELANSFSEFLEDVAPQFRENVVSASEFIEQKLKNKD
- a CDS encoding replication factor C small subunit; the encoded protein is MSGPWVEKYRPQKLEDVVGQKQIITRLEKYVGEESMPNLMFTGPAGVGKTTTALALVKSILGEYWRQNFLELNASDARGIDTVRDRIKNFCRLKPVGAPFRIIFLDEVDNMTKDAQHALRREMEMYTKTASFILSCNYSSKIIDPIQSRCAIFRFAPIKGEEIAERLKFICENEGFEADEKGIETIVYFAEGDMRKAVNVLQAAASEGEAITEESVYEVVSKAKPQEIGNMINKALVGDFLGARTILRETMVLQGTSGEDMVTQIYQEVSKRVVEGKMEPDFYINLIEAIAECDFRIREGANPRIQLEALLTKFI
- a CDS encoding alpha/beta hydrolase fold domain-containing protein; this encodes MSKSFIAKIEEAILKSTKPDYMVSQEKIDKFLVKKSNSAEKEVKSFFKSIDFNGTQVFTFGDEKSENTIVFMHGGAYVNEINYQHFLYCQLLAKRLNAYVLAPVYPLAPLHSAEESFDMITELYKHLLDNNSRITLIGDSAGGGFVLSFAQYIKSINLAQPAHIITFSPWVDISMSNTPYDDKNDPILGEIGLREIGKSWAGNLDTKDYKVSPLFGDCTDQAPTLIFAGTNEIFYKDIVKYVEKLKSSNVNVKFITGDGLFHIYPLFPIPEAKGAFGEIKKVFKKL
- a CDS encoding 4'-phosphopantetheinyl transferase superfamily protein, producing MIKLAYCNIEKLNLKRAYRFLPESRKIKVDRFRFEKDKKLSCGAYLLLKKMLSEIGISNPSFKLGKYGKSYISNYDDIYFNMSHSGKMVACAISDMEVGVDVEFNDPAIDLNIAKNYFFNEEYESIMKSDNPSDEFFNYWVLKESYMKYTGLGFNLDLDSFQIVIDDKITLKNDKDNLKFNLFDVEDYKLAVCSAYDVVKAEEYKIVGGLII
- the leuS gene encoding leucine--tRNA ligase translates to MSENIEKKWQKKWADAKLFESNPDEREKLFLTVAFPYPSGAMHIGHGRTYTVPDVYARFKRMEGYNVLFPMAWHVTGAPVIGIADRIKRKDPWTLDLYERVHGVPKETLPQLEDPEFIVKYFSTEYHEVMEEMGYSIDWRREFRTIDPTYKKFIEWQITTLYEKGLVAKGEHPVKYCPNCDNPVGDHDLLEGEGVGVNELTLLKFTIGDKVLVTATLRPETIVGATNIWLNPDVEYVLVNAEGEKWVVTKEAHYNLQHQIKDLEIIEEIDPNDLIGKMATNPFTGDELPIFPASFVSASYGSGVVFSEPADAPADYIALQDLKNNEELIAKYNLEGIIENVVPIPVCTLKGYGEIPAADIIERLGITDQNDEKLHEATNELYKQQHSKGTIIESIPDFGGMKVRFAREELKEKLISENMATIMYDFAERPIVCRCGNNCVVKIMDDQWFMKYGNEEWTEKTLEVLEGETIIPKEIKNNFEYYLNWLDDWACSRKVGLGTRLPWDNQWLIEPLTDSTIYMSYYSIAKYLRDMNPDDLNRAFFDKVLLNKDSGEITVPEDKVKEIQDEFNYWYPLDWRLSAKDLVGNHLSFLMFHHSAIYPKDKWPRGTVVFGMGLLEGNKMSSSKGNVILLKDAIKDYTADVVRLFLMASAEPWQDFDWREKEVLGTKRRLEWFREFAANVEQIKGSPLDLSNIEKVELKRTIDLWMISQLNQHVKNATEALEVFQTRQALQDSLFLLKKDVDHYLYRVKHIIDDKDPAVIYVLSTVLEAWIRLLAPFTPHTSEELWAKYGGAGFVSEASWPEADEESVSVEIEKSEELVQNIIKDITQIKKMVKGDISKVHVYLAPDWKWELYKIADEVGKPDIGQIMGRAIKANIYDDKKEIAMVAKKIGKEMTKTRYIGKINEEEILTDALDYIKEEINSDVIIHTDDSYDPQNKARNAMPYKPAIFME